A part of Melittangium boletus DSM 14713 genomic DNA contains:
- a CDS encoding MXAN_5187 C-terminal domain-containing protein yields the protein MAYESSKSSTKNQTLKAGSSAKSSAKLAATSGDTKSGLPTMSGSEVTFQECDAIEADLAALKVAYEHYFMGAERLPPTRQHEDLKKRVDRLKSSFVRNTSAKFRVQSIHGKFVTYDRLWQRTMQEIENGTYKRDIAKARRRVEKAKKPAATSRAQEPMELADEDMDEVLPTMTKPQPHHVPAVAPLVPSVAPLVPSVAPLVPSVAPLVPSVAPLVPSVAPLIPAVRPVAPAVAPVAARAPAQQPRPAVRPPSAAGSGDLSDDKLKSVFDAYVAAKRRNKEDTSKMSYDTVAASLRKQVPELMKQHNAKAVEFKVVIKDGKAVLKAVPK from the coding sequence ATGGCGTACGAGTCCTCGAAGTCGTCCACGAAGAATCAGACCTTGAAGGCAGGCAGCTCGGCCAAGTCCTCGGCCAAGCTCGCCGCCACGAGCGGTGACACGAAGTCCGGTCTGCCCACCATGTCGGGCAGCGAGGTGACGTTCCAGGAGTGTGACGCCATCGAGGCGGATCTCGCGGCGCTCAAGGTGGCCTACGAGCACTACTTCATGGGCGCCGAGCGGTTGCCGCCCACGCGTCAGCACGAGGATTTGAAGAAGCGCGTGGATCGGCTCAAGTCCAGCTTCGTGCGCAACACCTCGGCCAAGTTCCGCGTGCAGTCCATCCACGGCAAGTTCGTCACCTACGATCGGCTGTGGCAGCGCACGATGCAGGAGATCGAGAACGGCACCTACAAGCGGGACATCGCCAAGGCGCGGCGCCGCGTGGAGAAGGCGAAGAAGCCCGCGGCCACGTCCCGTGCCCAGGAGCCGATGGAGCTGGCGGACGAGGACATGGACGAGGTGCTTCCGACCATGACCAAGCCGCAGCCGCACCATGTGCCCGCGGTGGCGCCGCTGGTGCCGTCGGTGGCGCCGCTGGTGCCGTCGGTGGCGCCGCTGGTGCCGTCGGTGGCGCCGCTGGTGCCGTCGGTGGCGCCGCTGGTGCCGTCGGTGGCGCCGCTCATTCCCGCGGTGCGTCCCGTGGCGCCCGCCGTGGCTCCCGTGGCGGCCCGTGCTCCGGCGCAGCAGCCCCGTCCCGCGGTGCGTCCGCCATCGGCGGCGGGCTCGGGGGACTTGTCCGACGACAAGCTCAAGTCCGTGTTCGACGCGTATGTGGCCGCCAAGCGCCGCAACAAGGAGGACACGTCGAAGATGAGCTACGACACCGTCGCCGCGTCGCTGCGCAAGCAGGTGCCGGAGTTGATGAAGCAGCACAACGCCAAGGCGGTGGAGTTCAAGGTCGTCATCAAGGACGGCAAGGCCGTGCTCAAGGCCGTTCCCAAGTAG
- a CDS encoding KdsC family phosphatase, translated as MNQNLEALKARVARLSVMIFDIDGTLTDGRIFWVPNSGWTQMYSVRDGMGIKRLQEAGLEVAAISGGDSLSAQMRMQSLGIKHVHFGSQDKVAHFEKLLELLQVPAAQCGYMGDEVVDLPLLRAVGFSAAPPESPDEVRAAVHYVAQRAAGFGAAREVCEFILRHRPAP; from the coding sequence ATGAACCAGAACCTGGAAGCCCTCAAGGCGCGGGTGGCGCGCCTGTCGGTGATGATCTTCGACATCGACGGCACGCTCACCGACGGGCGCATCTTCTGGGTGCCCAACTCCGGCTGGACGCAGATGTACAGCGTGCGGGACGGCATGGGCATCAAGCGCTTGCAGGAGGCGGGGCTGGAGGTGGCGGCCATCTCCGGTGGAGACAGCCTCTCGGCGCAGATGCGGATGCAGTCGCTGGGCATCAAGCACGTGCACTTCGGCAGCCAGGACAAGGTGGCGCACTTCGAGAAGCTCCTGGAACTGCTCCAGGTGCCGGCCGCGCAGTGTGGCTACATGGGCGACGAGGTGGTGGACCTGCCGCTGCTGCGGGCGGTGGGCTTCTCGGCGGCGCCTCCCGAGTCCCCCGACGAGGTTCGCGCGGCGGTGCACTACGTGGCCCAGCGGGCGGCGGGCTTCGGCGCGGCGCGCGAGGTGTGTGAGTTCATCCTCCGTCACCGCCCGGCGCCCTGA
- a CDS encoding tetratricopeptide repeat protein, with product MRRSFLLLALALAPGCARDGAPDHMQRARDAIFEKRPDEALVEYRKALDALRVEDSTQAPVLKARALKGAADVYWLELRKVKEAVSVYKELIAQCPESPEAQEARVVLAELLRVHFRDPRGAIDQLTAALARNPPQGAELHYQVAKLYFELQDYQQCVLEARKLTERFATSAYVDDTLFLQAQALHMQSLQGSVPGTPEAQRYRQEASRAYADLLARFPDSELAPHAVFEMGKLKAEAGEHEKAIETWVQALKNHPEPAMVQDAIARVRRRIAATTPLDIGSRVAAFARPPPVRPPRNSVEAAGGSAEEAARDHGD from the coding sequence GTGAGGCGTTCGTTCCTGCTCCTGGCTCTCGCGCTGGCCCCGGGGTGCGCCCGGGATGGCGCCCCTGATCACATGCAGCGCGCCCGTGACGCCATCTTCGAGAAGCGCCCGGACGAGGCGCTCGTGGAGTACCGCAAGGCGCTGGACGCCCTGCGAGTGGAGGACTCCACCCAGGCCCCGGTGCTCAAGGCGCGCGCGCTCAAGGGCGCCGCGGACGTGTACTGGCTGGAGCTGCGCAAGGTGAAGGAGGCGGTGAGCGTCTACAAGGAGCTCATCGCCCAGTGCCCCGAGTCTCCCGAGGCGCAGGAGGCCCGCGTGGTGCTCGCCGAGCTCTTGCGCGTGCACTTCCGCGACCCTCGCGGCGCGATCGATCAACTCACCGCCGCGCTCGCGCGCAACCCGCCCCAGGGCGCGGAGCTGCACTACCAGGTGGCCAAGCTGTACTTCGAGCTGCAGGACTACCAGCAGTGTGTCCTGGAGGCGCGCAAGCTGACCGAGCGCTTCGCCACCAGCGCCTACGTGGACGACACGCTCTTCCTCCAGGCGCAGGCGCTGCACATGCAGTCCCTGCAGGGCAGCGTCCCGGGCACGCCCGAGGCGCAGCGCTATCGGCAGGAAGCCTCGCGCGCGTACGCGGATCTGCTCGCCCGCTTTCCGGACTCCGAGCTGGCCCCCCACGCCGTCTTCGAGATGGGCAAGTTGAAGGCCGAGGCGGGAGAGCACGAGAAGGCCATCGAGACGTGGGTCCAGGCGCTCAAGAACCACCCGGAGCCCGCCATGGTGCAGGACGCCATCGCCCGGGTCCGCCGCCGCATCGCCGCGACGACGCCCCTGGACATCGGCTCGCGCGTGGCGGCCTTCGCCCGTCCGCCCCCCGTGCGTCCCCCGCGCAACTCGGTGGAGGCCGCGGGCGGCTCGGCCGAGGAAGCCGCGCGGGATCACGGCGACTGA
- a CDS encoding DUF6929 family protein — MLHLTQRRTLTLREPETPGGPAHVSAASGLVRVGSWLHVVADDSLFLATFPLEGESPGDTWRVLPGQLPLEPRERKARKPDLEALCLLAAMPGAPNGALLAVPSGSALTRHQGALVPLGADGRPDGAARTVDWRPVHEQLARELGPLNIEGAAVSGARLRLLHRGNGDGGTDAVVDLDAGRVLRALEAGAPLGADVVRTVRRWELGKAGAVRLSFTDASPLPDGRIVFTAAAEDTRDAYQDGAVLGSAVGVLAPDGSPLFLDGVDAKVKLEGVDARVERGRIHLLLVADADDPARAAPLFEAVLAGVPG, encoded by the coding sequence ATGCTCCACCTCACCCAGCGCCGGACCCTGACTCTGCGGGAGCCGGAGACCCCTGGAGGTCCCGCGCACGTGTCCGCCGCGAGCGGCCTCGTGCGTGTCGGCTCCTGGCTCCACGTGGTCGCGGACGACTCACTCTTCCTGGCCACCTTTCCCCTCGAGGGCGAGTCGCCGGGCGACACGTGGCGCGTCCTCCCCGGGCAACTCCCGCTCGAGCCTCGCGAGCGCAAGGCGCGCAAGCCGGACCTGGAAGCGCTCTGCCTGCTCGCGGCCATGCCCGGCGCGCCGAATGGAGCGCTCCTGGCGGTCCCCTCGGGCAGTGCCCTGACACGCCATCAGGGCGCGCTGGTGCCGTTGGGGGCGGATGGGCGCCCGGACGGAGCGGCGCGGACGGTGGACTGGCGCCCCGTCCATGAACAGCTCGCGCGGGAGCTGGGGCCGCTCAACATCGAGGGCGCCGCGGTATCGGGCGCGCGCCTGCGCCTGCTCCACCGGGGCAACGGCGACGGGGGGACGGACGCGGTGGTGGACCTGGACGCGGGACGGGTGCTGCGCGCGCTGGAGGCGGGAGCCCCCCTCGGGGCGGATGTGGTGCGCACGGTGCGCCGATGGGAGCTGGGCAAGGCGGGCGCCGTGCGGCTGAGCTTCACGGATGCCTCCCCGCTCCCGGACGGCCGCATCGTCTTCACCGCCGCCGCCGAGGACACGCGCGATGCGTACCAGGACGGCGCCGTCCTGGGCTCGGCGGTGGGCGTGCTGGCGCCGGATGGCTCGCCCTTGTTCCTCGACGGCGTGGACGCGAAGGTGAAGCTGGAGGGCGTGGACGCGCGCGTGGAGCGGGGGCGCATCCACCTGCTGCTCGTGGCGGACGCGGACGACCCCGCCCGGGCCGCGCCCCTCTTCGAGGCGGTGCTCGCGGGCGTACCGGGCTGA
- the hemL gene encoding glutamate-1-semialdehyde 2,1-aminomutase: MNHSQSKALFSRAQETIPGGVNSPVRAFRGVGGEPVFFKEGAGAWLTDVDNNRYVDLVGSWGPLILGHAWPPVVAAITEAARLGSSFGAPTEAEVRFAELICATVPSVEKVRLVSSGTEATVAAIRLARGFTGRDYILKFEGCFHGAGDPFLVKAGSGVETLGLPDSPGVPAAVAGLTLTAPYNDLGAVEKLFAERGKDIACAIIEPVVGNMGVLIPEEGYLQGLQALCRAHGVLFVLDEVMTGFRLARGGAQEVYGLRPDLSTFGKVIGGGLPLAAYGGRRDVMSKVAPEGPVYQSGTLSGNPVAVAAGLASLQALRSPGVYERLDSIGRELEAGLRAEAEEARVPVTINRVGSMFTVFFTEGPVFDYASAKKSDTARYGRFFHQMLEEGVYLPPSQFESAFLSLSINEPEVAHILRAARRAFRALGTAA; this comes from the coding sequence ATGAACCACTCCCAGAGCAAGGCCCTCTTCTCCCGTGCGCAGGAGACCATCCCGGGAGGGGTGAACTCTCCGGTGCGCGCGTTTCGTGGTGTCGGTGGCGAGCCTGTCTTCTTCAAGGAAGGCGCGGGCGCGTGGCTGACGGATGTGGACAACAACCGGTACGTGGACCTGGTGGGCAGTTGGGGTCCGCTCATCCTGGGACATGCGTGGCCGCCGGTGGTCGCGGCCATCACCGAGGCGGCCCGCCTGGGCTCGTCCTTCGGCGCGCCCACGGAGGCGGAGGTGCGGTTCGCGGAGCTCATCTGCGCCACGGTGCCGAGCGTGGAGAAGGTGCGGCTCGTCTCCAGTGGGACGGAGGCCACGGTGGCGGCCATCCGGCTGGCGCGAGGCTTCACGGGGCGTGATTACATCCTCAAGTTCGAGGGCTGTTTCCACGGCGCGGGAGACCCCTTCCTGGTGAAGGCGGGCAGTGGCGTGGAGACGTTGGGCCTGCCGGACTCGCCGGGCGTCCCCGCGGCGGTGGCGGGACTCACGCTGACGGCGCCCTACAATGACCTGGGCGCGGTGGAGAAGCTGTTCGCCGAGCGCGGCAAGGACATCGCCTGCGCCATCATCGAGCCGGTGGTGGGCAACATGGGCGTGCTCATCCCCGAGGAGGGCTACCTGCAGGGGCTCCAGGCCCTGTGCCGGGCGCACGGGGTGCTCTTCGTGCTGGACGAGGTGATGACGGGCTTCCGGCTCGCGCGGGGCGGAGCGCAGGAGGTGTATGGCCTGCGGCCCGACCTGAGCACCTTCGGCAAGGTGATTGGCGGCGGCCTGCCGCTGGCGGCCTACGGCGGGCGGCGCGACGTCATGTCCAAGGTGGCTCCCGAGGGGCCGGTGTACCAGTCGGGCACGCTGTCGGGGAACCCCGTGGCGGTGGCCGCGGGTCTGGCGAGCCTCCAGGCCCTGCGCTCGCCGGGCGTCTACGAGCGGCTGGACTCCATTGGCCGGGAGCTGGAGGCGGGGCTGCGCGCGGAGGCCGAGGAGGCGCGCGTGCCCGTCACCATCAACCGCGTGGGCAGCATGTTCACCGTCTTCTTCACCGAGGGCCCGGTGTTCGACTACGCGAGCGCGAAGAAGAGCGACACCGCGCGCTACGGCCGCTTCTTCCACCAGATGTTGGAGGAGGGCGTGTACCTGCCGCCCAGCCAGTTCGAGTCCGCCTTCCTGTCCCTGTCCATCAACGAGCCCGAGGTGGCGCACATCCTCCGGGCGGCTCGCCGGGCGTTCCGCGCGCTTGGGACCGCCGCCTGA
- a CDS encoding serine/threonine-protein kinase: MGPPPDAKAPAPGAVSFGPYTLVRRIGYGGMGEVFLAREEKPGRACVVKKVLPGLAGNAQFLARFRDEARVVRRLSHPNIARVWDMGEVQGELYLAMEYVAGKTLNRLMWRLRKQGRVLPVGLALLVGERMCQGLAHAHAVTDEQGHPLHLVHRDLSPANVCISYAGEVKIIDFGAAQSTLKEAQTAPSVVMGSLAYMAPEHARKQRVDRRADVYATGVVLWELLAWQPLVQQGDVVERWRRAAYPDWTPPSQHREGLPPALDAVVMKALATEPDARYPDALALARALRASRETLAPGVDDADLARLMAEAFAREKTVEDGVLEELLRGRSTLRRPLTEKEMPAFAPPTALAFEHRALEVPADFLPSSQVVLVDPASQESSTSREVRVAFDVDLTSHESVVAEHGQGSGLVRAPEEAQDDGLAPDVESPRTWWLAGGLFLVALAVGFLLMWLLG, encoded by the coding sequence TTGGGACCGCCGCCTGACGCGAAGGCCCCGGCGCCCGGGGCCGTCTCCTTCGGCCCCTACACCCTGGTGCGGCGCATCGGGTATGGGGGCATGGGCGAGGTATTCCTCGCGCGCGAGGAGAAGCCCGGCCGCGCCTGCGTGGTGAAGAAGGTGCTGCCGGGGCTCGCCGGCAACGCCCAGTTCCTCGCCCGCTTCCGGGACGAGGCACGCGTGGTGCGGCGCCTGTCCCATCCCAACATCGCCCGCGTGTGGGACATGGGCGAGGTGCAGGGCGAGCTCTACCTGGCCATGGAGTACGTGGCGGGCAAGACGCTCAACCGCCTCATGTGGCGCCTGCGCAAACAGGGCCGGGTGTTGCCCGTGGGGCTCGCGTTGCTCGTGGGCGAGCGCATGTGTCAGGGGCTCGCCCATGCGCACGCCGTGACGGACGAGCAGGGCCACCCGTTGCACCTGGTGCACAGGGATTTGTCCCCGGCCAACGTGTGCATCTCCTACGCGGGCGAGGTGAAGATCATCGACTTCGGCGCGGCGCAGTCCACCCTCAAGGAGGCCCAGACGGCCCCCAGCGTGGTGATGGGCAGCCTCGCGTACATGGCGCCCGAGCACGCGCGCAAACAGCGGGTGGACCGGCGCGCGGACGTGTACGCCACGGGCGTGGTGCTCTGGGAGTTGCTCGCCTGGCAACCGCTTGTCCAACAGGGGGATGTCGTCGAGCGCTGGCGCCGCGCGGCCTACCCGGACTGGACGCCTCCGAGCCAACACCGCGAGGGCCTGCCGCCGGCCCTGGACGCGGTGGTGATGAAGGCGCTGGCCACCGAGCCCGATGCCCGCTACCCGGACGCCCTGGCGCTCGCCCGGGCCCTGCGCGCGTCGCGCGAAACGCTCGCTCCCGGCGTGGACGACGCGGACCTGGCGCGGCTCATGGCCGAGGCCTTCGCGCGCGAGAAGACGGTGGAGGATGGGGTGCTGGAGGAGTTGCTGCGCGGCCGCTCCACCCTGCGCCGCCCCCTCACGGAGAAGGAAATGCCCGCCTTCGCTCCCCCCACGGCGCTCGCCTTCGAGCACCGGGCGCTCGAGGTCCCCGCGGACTTCCTGCCCTCCTCCCAGGTCGTGCTGGTGGACCCCGCCTCCCAGGAGTCATCCACTTCACGCGAGGTCCGGGTCGCCTTCGACGTGGACCTCACCTCCCATGAATCCGTGGTGGCCGAGCACGGCCAGGGCTCGGGGCTGGTGCGTGCCCCCGAGGAAGCCCAGGACGACGGGCTCGCACCCGACGTGGAATCACCCCGGACCTGGTGGCTCGCCGGAGGCTTGTTCCTCGTCGCGCTCGCCGTGGGTTTCCTGTTGATGTGGCTGCTGGGATGA
- a CDS encoding STAS domain-containing protein, whose translation MLSTRIHDILKNHTSELQSEWLAAMANSGARRDALMKEGELREQCAEFLRLLSQATQQGGTTDINSSLFTPVRELLERLSRSRSLQGFTPTETATFIFSFKLPLFSALRREWSREPQVLADELWSATLLLDRLGLFTTEVHQKTREEVIHRQQQEMMELSTPVVQLWDRIVALPLIGTLDSGRTQTVMETLLQRIVETSAEIAILDITGVPTVDTLTAQHLIKTVTATRLMGAECVISGIRPQIAQTIVHLGVDLSGVVTKSSLAGAFSWALKRLNQSVNTSPGLARTATASKG comes from the coding sequence ATGTTGAGCACCCGTATCCACGACATCCTCAAGAATCATACATCCGAGTTGCAGAGCGAGTGGCTCGCGGCGATGGCGAACAGCGGCGCGCGCCGCGATGCCTTGATGAAGGAGGGGGAGCTGCGCGAGCAGTGCGCCGAGTTCCTCCGGTTGCTGTCGCAAGCGACCCAGCAGGGGGGCACCACGGACATCAATTCGTCCCTCTTCACCCCCGTGCGCGAATTGCTCGAGCGGCTGTCCCGCTCCCGCAGTCTGCAGGGCTTCACGCCGACCGAGACGGCCACCTTCATCTTCAGCTTCAAGCTGCCCCTGTTCAGCGCGCTGCGCCGCGAGTGGTCCCGCGAGCCGCAGGTGTTGGCCGATGAGCTGTGGAGCGCGACGCTGTTGCTGGACAGGCTCGGCCTGTTCACCACCGAGGTGCACCAGAAGACGCGCGAGGAGGTCATCCACCGCCAGCAGCAGGAGATGATGGAGCTGTCCACGCCCGTGGTTCAGTTGTGGGATCGCATCGTGGCCCTGCCGCTCATCGGCACGCTGGACAGTGGCCGCACCCAGACGGTGATGGAGACGCTGTTGCAGCGCATCGTCGAGACGAGCGCGGAGATCGCCATCCTGGACATCACGGGTGTGCCCACCGTGGACACGCTCACCGCCCAGCACCTCATCAAGACCGTCACCGCCACCCGCCTCATGGGCGCCGAGTGCGTCATCAGCGGCATCCGGCCGCAGATCGCCCAGACCATCGTCCACCTGGGCGTGGACCTGTCCGGCGTGGTGACCAAGTCCAGCCTGGCCGGTGCGTTCAGCTGGGCGCTCAAGCGGCTCAATCAGAGCGTCAACACTTCTCCCGGCCTCGCGCGTACCGCCACCGCGAGCAAGGGCTAG
- a CDS encoding STAS domain-containing protein, with protein sequence MERISILRMGRILIVTIQVDMHDQIAMALQDDLTARIVETGARGVLIDISSLEVVDSFIGRILGNIATMSRVLDAQTVVVGMQPAVAITLVELGMSLPGIRTALNLEKGMALLQASIEADEAAIEVSDAILEE encoded by the coding sequence ATGGAGCGTATTTCCATCCTCCGCATGGGGCGGATCCTGATTGTCACCATCCAGGTCGACATGCACGACCAGATCGCGATGGCGCTCCAGGACGACCTGACGGCGAGGATCGTCGAGACAGGCGCTCGGGGTGTCCTCATCGACATCTCCTCCCTGGAAGTCGTGGATTCGTTCATCGGACGCATCCTGGGCAACATCGCCACCATGTCGCGCGTGCTGGACGCGCAGACGGTGGTGGTGGGGATGCAGCCGGCGGTGGCCATCACCCTGGTGGAACTGGGCATGTCCCTGCCCGGCATCCGCACCGCGCTCAACCTCGAGAAGGGTATGGCGCTGCTACAGGCCTCCATCGAGGCCGACGAGGCTGCGATCGAGGTCTCGGATGCAATCCTTGAGGAGTGA
- a CDS encoding anti-sigma regulatory factor, which translates to MPIRSSQDLVLVRQAVRTWSAELKFSLVEQTKMVTAASELARNTLDYGGGGEVTFHMLQDGLRKGLRLSFEDRGPGIPDVELALRDGYTSGGGMGLGLGGSKRLVNEFEIVSKVGEGTRVTVTRWK; encoded by the coding sequence ATGCCCATCCGCTCGTCCCAGGACCTGGTGCTCGTGCGCCAGGCGGTGCGAACGTGGTCGGCCGAACTCAAATTCAGTCTCGTGGAACAAACGAAGATGGTGACGGCCGCGAGTGAACTGGCCCGCAACACCCTGGACTACGGGGGCGGCGGGGAGGTCACCTTCCACATGCTCCAGGACGGCTTGCGCAAGGGGCTGCGGCTGTCCTTCGAGGACCGGGGACCGGGCATTCCCGACGTGGAACTCGCGCTGCGGGATGGGTACACCTCGGGAGGCGGCATGGGGCTGGGGCTGGGCGGTTCGAAGCGGTTGGTGAACGAGTTCGAGATCGTCAGCAAGGTGGGAGAGGGGACTCGAGTCACGGTGACGCGATGGAAGTGA